DNA sequence from the Deinococcus humi genome:
CTGACGGCGCAGGGGGAACCAGATTTCAGGGCTCAGCTGGAAGCCGTGCTGGAGGTCTGCCCCGCCGTCCTGTCCTTCACCTTCGGGCGGCTGGAACCACGGGATCTGGATGCGTTGCGGACGCGAGGAATTCTGGCCATAGGCACCGCGACAGGGTTGGAGGAGGCGCGGCAGCTGGAGGCCGACGGTGTGGACGCCATCGTGCTGCAGGGGGGCACAGCGGGCGGGCACCGGGGCGGCTGGTTGGAGGATGAACTGGCCGACACGTTGGCGCTGACCCGTGTGGTGGCCAGCCACAGCCGCGTCCCGTTGATCGCGGCGGGCGGCCTGATGACGGCGCCAGACGTGCGCGCCGCGCTACAGGCCGGGGCCAGCCTCGCGCAGTGCGGGACTGCTTTCCTGCGGGCAGCCGAGGCCGGGACGTCCGCGCCGTACCGCGCAGCTCTGGCTGCCGCCAGGGCAGGCGACACGGTCCTGACCCGCGCCTTCAGCGGACGCACGGCGCGCGGACTGCAAAACGCTGTGACACAGGGCGTCACGCAGCCCCTCCCGTATCCCCATCAGAATGCGCTGACCCGCCCGATGCGCGCGGCAGGCGCAAGGGTGGGCCGCGCGGAGGTGCTGAGCCTGTGGGCCGGAGAGGGAGTGGCCCAGGGGCAGGAGGGTCCGGCGGCACAGATTCTGGCCGGGCTGTGGCCGTGACCGAGGTGCGCCTGCGTCCACTCCGTCCTGGAGACGAGGAAAGCGCCGTGCGCTGGGGGGCGGACGACGAGTTCTGCCTGGCCATCGACTGGCCGGTGGGGCTGCCCGCCGATCACATCCGCCAGCACTGGCGGGGGTTGCTGACGCTGACGCCACCGGAATTGCTGCGCCACGGCGTCACGCTGGACGGCGTGCTGGTGGGCTACACCGATCTGGCCGGGTTCACCGACAGCAGCGCCGAATTCGGCATCGCCATCGGGGAGCGGGCGCTGTGGGGCCAGGGTCTGGGCCTGCGGGCCGGGCAGCTGACGCTGGCACACGCCTTCGGTAAACTGGGGCTCCAGACCGTGACCGCCGAGGTTCACGCGCCAAACGGACGTTCGCGGGCGCTGATGCTGCGGCTGGGCTTTTCGGAGAACGGGCGGGGCGCACCGGAGGAATACCGCGGCGAGGTGGTGCCGGTGATCCGCTTCACGCTGGAGCGTGCGGATTTCGGAGGCTGAACATGTCTCGTCCGCTTCCGAAAAAGTGTGCACGTGAAGCACCCGCAGCGAAGCAAGGCTGCCTTGGCCTGGACCCCGAGCTGCGCCCTCTCGATGTCCGTTGCGGTGCGGGCCCATCCGCCCCTCCCCGCTCCGCCCACGCCGCCTGACCCCTCTGGACGCTGGTCTGACAGGCAGAGTTCAGCGGCGCGGCGGGCACGCAGCCGGACGAGCGCACCTGGAATGACGATTACGGCAACGGATTGACCACATGCGGCTCTGGAAGAGGAACGTCAGGCCTTGACCGTATGCCCCGCCGCCCGCAGCGCGGCCACCGCGTCGGCCAGCCGCGATTGCGCCACCAGGACATAATCGGTGTCGAAGGTGGACAGGGCGAAGATGCCCACGCCCGCATCCCGCAGCGGGTTCAACACACTTGCCAGGATGCCGGTCAGGGTGAACTCGAAGGGGCCGTGCAGTTGCAGGGCTGCCCAGCCCCTTTCCGCCGCCACGGCGTCCGGGACAGCCGCCGCTGCGCACACCACCGACAGTTCGCCGGGCGCGCGAGTCACGCTCCAGAGCTCGCCCGCGTAGGCCCAGACGGGCGGCGTGGCGTCTGCGGGAAGCTGGCAAACGGCGTATTCGCCGCTCAGGACAGAAAGGGTCAGAGGCATGGAGAGGATGCTACCCGAGGTTCAGCGTGAGGCAGTCCCCTCCCCCATTCGGCCAGGGTCCCGTCCCCACCATTCGCCCGGCGCGCCTTTTGGAGCTGAAGCGCACCATGTGGGCATGACGAACTTTTCTGATCTATCGAACACCATGGCGGACGCGGTTGAGGCCGTGTCCACAAGCATCGTTTCCGTACGCGCCGACCGACCCATCAGCGGCACGGTGGTCGGCGACGGTCTGATCCTGACCGTCGCCCACGTCCTGCACGGCGATGAGGTCACAGTGATGACGCCCGACGCACGTGAGCTGCACGCCACCGTGGCGGGCCGCGATCCTTCCAGCGATCTGGCGCTGCTCAAAGTGGAGGGCCTGAACATGCCGGCCCTGAAAGCAACGGAGGGCGTGCGCGTCGGCGAGCTGCTGCTGGCGGTGGGCCGCCCACGGCACGGCGTCCAGGCCACGCTGGGCCTGCTGGAACGGCAGCCCGCTGATCCTTCCGCAGAGGGGAATGCCCCCGAACGCGGTCAACGCTCCAGCGGCTGGCTGCCCAGCGGCGCGGCTCCCTTCCGGGGGGTGAGCGGCGGGGCGCTGGTAGACGCGCGGGGCGGTCTGGTGGGGGTGCTGAACGCGGGCGTGTCGCGCGGCGAACTCCTGGCCGTGCCCGCCGAACGTGCCATGAGGGTGGCCGGCCTGCTGGGCAGCACCGGACGCGTGCCGCGTGGGTACCTGGGCATTGCCACCCAGCCGGTGATGTTTCCGCAGACGGATGGACCGGAGACGCAGTCCAACGCCAGCAATGAACCCTCCACTCGTGGCCCACGCGCAGGCCGGGGCGAGTGGGGCCAGGGCCGCGAAGGCTGGGGCGGCGGACGTGGGCGTGGCCCCTGGGGTGGCCGGGGCCGCTGGGGCCAGGGTGGCCGGGTTGGTCTGACGGTCGTGAGCGTCGAGGACGGCAGCCCCGCCGCGCAGGCCGGGTTGCTGGTGGGCGACGTGCTGCTCGCGCTGGACGGCCAGCCCGTGCGCCGGCCGCCGGAGTTGCTGTGGCGCATCCGTGAACGCGCCGGGCAGAGCGTCATCGCCCACATCCTGCGCGGCGGCCAGGAACAGGACGTGACGCTGGTGGTGGGCGAGCGCTGAACGTGGGCACGGGCCAGTCGGCCAGGGCAGACGCAGACGGAAGCAAGGGGCCGTCTGCCCGCCTAACATGGAGCATGACCGCGCCTCTGATGGCCCTCCCCACCGTGCGAATCGCGGTGACGAACGCGGTGATGGGGGCAGGGCTGGCCGCTGTGCTCACCTCGGCAGGATTTCCGCTCACGCAGGGGGCCGAGGAAGACGTGCTGATCGTGGACGACTCGTGGCTGACCGACGCTGAGGCGCTCGCCGACGCGCCAGCGGTGGTGGCGCTGGGGTCGCCCGACTGGGCGGCGCTGCTCCCCGAACTGATGACGGCAGGCTGGGCCGCGTTGCCCGCCGACGCCACACCGGCCGAGTTACTGGCGGGTGTGCTGGGCGCGGCGGCGAGGCTGGCAGTCCTGCCTCCAGATCAGGTGGGCCTGCTTGAAGACCTCGAGGTGGCCGAGGCCGCCGGACCTTCCGACATCACCCTGACCCCGCGTGAGCTTGACGTGCTGAATCTGCTGGCCCTGGGTCTGAGCAACAAACGTGCCGCCCGTGACCTGGGCGTGTCGGAAAGCACCGTCAAGTTTCACGTCGCCTCGCTGTATTCCAAGCTGGGCGTCCAGAGCCGGGCGGGAGCGGTGGCGCGTGGCATCGGGCTGGGACTGGTCAGCGTGTAGAGGACGCAGAACGCGAGAGGCCACTGGTCAGAAAACCTGCTGCCGGTTGGGGCTTTCTAGCTCCGCGCCGCAGCGTACCGGCCACCCGTCGCCACGCCCATCGGGAAGGTGGCGTCGATGCGCGCCAGATCGTCCGGGGTCAGCTGCACATCGAGTGCGCCCAGATTCTCTTCCAGGTACTTGACGCGCTTGGTACCTGGGATGGGCACGATGTGCTGCCCCTGCGCCAGCACCCAGGCCAGGGCCAGTTGCGCGGGCGTGCAGTCCTTGTCATGCGCCATCGCCTGCACCTCGGCCACCAGATCGAGGTTCTTCTGAAAATTCTCGCCCTGAAAGCGCGGGCTGCTGCTGCGGAAATCGTCGGGACCAAAGTCGTCGGGGGATTTGAGCTGCCCGGTCAGGAAACCGCGTCCCAGCGGACTGTAGGGCACCAGCCCCACGCCCAGATCACGGCAGGCCGCCAGCACGCTCTCGCCACCCGAGGCCTCCTCCGGGTCACGCGTCCACAGCGAATACTCGCTTTGCAATGCGGTGATCGGATGGGTGGCGTCAGCGCGGCGCAGGGTTTCGGCGTTCACTTCCGAGAGGCCGAGATAGCGCACCATGCCGCGTCCCACCAGTTCGCCCATCGCGCCCACGGTGTCCTCGATGGGCGTTTCAGGATCGAGACGGTGCAGGTAATACAGATCGACGTGATCGGTTTTCAGGCGTTTGAGACTGGCCTCGATGGATTTCCGCACGTAATCGGGGCGCCCGGACAGGCTGCGCTGGGCAGGATACCCCGGCTCGCGCACGATGCCGAATTTGGTGGCCAGCACCACCCGGTCACGCTTGCCCTTCAGCCAGCGGCCCAGGAGTTCCTCGTTGGTGTGGGGGCCGTAGATGTCGGCGGTGTCGAAGAACGTGACGCCCAGTTCCAGAGCGCGGTCAAGGGTACGGATGTTCTCGGCTTCATTGGCCTCGCCGTAGAACTCGCTCATGCCCATGCAGCCCAGGCCCAGGGCGGACACGGTGAGATCGCGGAGCTGGCGGGCGGGCAGATCGGTGCTGGGGGTCATGGTTTCTCCTTGGCGGTGGGCGTCGGGGGCGAATAGAGCTGATCGTACTTCGCTATCTTGCGCCGGATGGCGTGCAGGGCTGTTTCCAGCGCCACAAGCTGCGCGTTCACGGCCTCCTCGTGCCGGGACAGCAGGTCGCGCCGGGCAGCCACCGTGCCGTCTCCCTGCCGCACCAGCGCCACGTATTCGCGCAGGCCCGCCATGTTCACGCCGATCCCGCGCAAGTGCAGCAGAAAACGCAGGGCGTCCAGTTCACGCGGGCCGTACTGCCGTTCGCCGCCCACCGTGCGCGGCACGGTCAGCAGGCCCTCGCGCTCGTAATAGCGCAGGGTGTGGGCACTGACGCCCAGCGCCGCGGCAGTCTCGCGGATGGAGAGGGGTGAGGCAGCGTCCGGCACCATCAGACCCTACGCCCTGGCGCGCACTCGAAGTCAAGATATGGCCGGGTCAGGGCGCAACTGCCTCAAAGTGCATCGGGGCCGTGCGGGTGGCCGCGAAGACCAGCGCCAGACCGAGGAACCGCCCGGTGATCCCCACCCGCAGGGCCCCGGCGTCCTGGAGAGCAGGGATTTCGGGCGCGACAGCTGCCATGGCCGTAGTCTGCAGACATGCGCCTGGCCCTCTTCAGCGACATCCACGACAACCTCCCCGCGCTGGAGGCAGCGCTTGCGGACATGAACGCGCACGCCCCTGACGCGCTGATCTGCCTGGGTGACGTGACTGCGGGTGGCGCGTGGCCGCGCGAGTGCATCCAGCAGGTGGCCGCGCTGGGTTGTCCGGTGGTCCGCGGCAACGCAGACCGGGAAACGCTGGAAGCGCCCCAACCCCTCAAAAAGCGCGGCTTCCCCGACGAGACCGAGATTCACGACATCGGCCAGTGGAGCGCGGCCCAGTTGACGGGGGCCGAGCGCGACATCCTCCGCACCTTTGTCCCGACGGTGGAACTGGAACACCTGCTGTGTTTCCACGGCAGTCCCGCCCGTGACGACGAGACACTGGACGCCGGGACTTCGCTGGAGCGACTGGAAGAATTGCGCGCCCAACACGGGCAGCAACCGGTCTGGATCGGCGGCCACACGCATCAGCCGTTGAGGGCTGGCGGCTGCTCAACCCCGGCAGCGTGGGCCTGCCCTTTCAGAAACGCGGCGCGCAGTACGTCAATGTGGCCCACGCCGAATATCTGTTGCTGGACTGGACGGACGGGCACTGGGCCGTGACCTTCCGCCGAGTTCCCTACGATCTGGCCTCACTCAAACGCGGCATCCTCGCCTCCGGGATGCCGCATGCGGGCTGGCTGGCCGACGGGTGAGTCCCGGCCTAATCCCCGGTGTCCAGCAGCAGCTTCGGCGTGAATTTCAGGCCGTCCGCCGCCACCAGATGGGCCGGAATGCCGTTGACATGGCGCATGGACTTCTCGACAGGAACGCCGTGCAGGTGGCCGTAGACGATCAGATCGGGCCGGGCTACCCCGATCACATCGGTCAGCGGATTGGGCGGGTAGGGGGCCGAGGCGGGCGGGTAGTGCAGCATCATCAGAAAGTGATCGCCCGGCTGCCGCAACCTGACCGCCGCCTCCACGCTGAGGCTCAGGCGCTGCGCCTCCCGGCTGAGCAGGCGCTCGTCCTCGTCGTTCAGGGGCTGATACCCCGGTGTGTTCCAGCCGCGTGTGCCGCAG
Encoded proteins:
- a CDS encoding NAD(P)H-dependent flavin oxidoreductase translates to MPSLMQSLNLRVPIILAPMAGGVSTPELVAAVSDAGGLGSLGAAYLTPAQILEAGAAVRRLTGQPFAVNLFAPQPAVDPTPLEVERAIAELAPFHADLALPPPTLTAQGEPDFRAQLEAVLEVCPAVLSFTFGRLEPRDLDALRTRGILAIGTATGLEEARQLEADGVDAIVLQGGTAGGHRGGWLEDELADTLALTRVVASHSRVPLIAAGGLMTAPDVRAALQAGASLAQCGTAFLRAAEAGTSAPYRAALAAARAGDTVLTRAFSGRTARGLQNAVTQGVTQPLPYPHQNALTRPMRAAGARVGRAEVLSLWAGEGVAQGQEGPAAQILAGLWP
- a CDS encoding GNAT family N-acetyltransferase; translated protein: MTEVRLRPLRPGDEESAVRWGADDEFCLAIDWPVGLPADHIRQHWRGLLTLTPPELLRHGVTLDGVLVGYTDLAGFTDSSAEFGIAIGERALWGQGLGLRAGQLTLAHAFGKLGLQTVTAEVHAPNGRSRALMLRLGFSENGRGAPEEYRGEVVPVIRFTLERADFGG
- a CDS encoding ACT domain-containing protein gives rise to the protein MPLTLSVLSGEYAVCQLPADATPPVWAYAGELWSVTRAPGELSVVCAAAAVPDAVAAERGWAALQLHGPFEFTLTGILASVLNPLRDAGVGIFALSTFDTDYVLVAQSRLADAVAALRAAGHTVKA
- a CDS encoding S1C family serine protease, whose protein sequence is MTNFSDLSNTMADAVEAVSTSIVSVRADRPISGTVVGDGLILTVAHVLHGDEVTVMTPDARELHATVAGRDPSSDLALLKVEGLNMPALKATEGVRVGELLLAVGRPRHGVQATLGLLERQPADPSAEGNAPERGQRSSGWLPSGAAPFRGVSGGALVDARGGLVGVLNAGVSRGELLAVPAERAMRVAGLLGSTGRVPRGYLGIATQPVMFPQTDGPETQSNASNEPSTRGPRAGRGEWGQGREGWGGGRGRGPWGGRGRWGQGGRVGLTVVSVEDGSPAAQAGLLVGDVLLALDGQPVRRPPELLWRIRERAGQSVIAHILRGGQEQDVTLVVGER
- a CDS encoding response regulator transcription factor; its protein translation is MTAPLMALPTVRIAVTNAVMGAGLAAVLTSAGFPLTQGAEEDVLIVDDSWLTDAEALADAPAVVALGSPDWAALLPELMTAGWAALPADATPAELLAGVLGAAARLAVLPPDQVGLLEDLEVAEAAGPSDITLTPRELDVLNLLALGLSNKRAARDLGVSESTVKFHVASLYSKLGVQSRAGAVARGIGLGLVSV
- a CDS encoding aldo/keto reductase; the encoded protein is MTPSTDLPARQLRDLTVSALGLGCMGMSEFYGEANEAENIRTLDRALELGVTFFDTADIYGPHTNEELLGRWLKGKRDRVVLATKFGIVREPGYPAQRSLSGRPDYVRKSIEASLKRLKTDHVDLYYLHRLDPETPIEDTVGAMGELVGRGMVRYLGLSEVNAETLRRADATHPITALQSEYSLWTRDPEEASGGESVLAACRDLGVGLVPYSPLGRGFLTGQLKSPDDFGPDDFRSSSPRFQGENFQKNLDLVAEVQAMAHDKDCTPAQLALAWVLAQGQHIVPIPGTKRVKYLEENLGALDVQLTPDDLARIDATFPMGVATGGRYAAARS
- a CDS encoding MerR family transcriptional regulator, whose product is MVPDAASPLSIRETAAALGVSAHTLRYYEREGLLTVPRTVGGERQYGPRELDALRFLLHLRGIGVNMAGLREYVALVRQGDGTVAARRDLLSRHEEAVNAQLVALETALHAIRRKIAKYDQLYSPPTPTAKEKP
- a CDS encoding metallophosphoesterase family protein produces the protein MRLALFSDIHDNLPALEAALADMNAHAPDALICLGDVTAGGAWPRECIQQVAALGCPVVRGNADRETLEAPQPLKKRGFPDETEIHDIGQWSAAQLTGAERDILRTFVPTVELEHLLCFHGSPARDDETLDAGTSLERLEELRAQHGQQPVWIGGHTHQPLRAGGCSTPAAWACPFRNAARSTSMWPTPNICCWTGRTGTGP
- a CDS encoding metallophosphoesterase, producing the protein MRVFAIADLHLAYVTPKPMTVFGPQWAGHPEAIYERWHEAVRPGDVVLLPGDLSWAMRLHDAMTDLGKVAELPGTKILLRGNHDYWWPTPSKLRAALPPGMLAVHNDAVRVEDVVVCGTRGWNTPGYQPLNDEDERLLSREAQRLSLSVEAAVRLRQPGDHFLMMLHYPPASAPYPPNPLTDVIGVARPDLIVYGHLHGVPVEKSMRHVNGIPAHLVAADGLKFTPKLLLDTGD